The stretch of DNA ACGATCAATCGTCTTGTCAGCACGTCAGTACTCCACACGGCGGATCGCCCGCGCATCACTCCGGGTCCGCCCAGTCGGCAAAGTTCACGCTGATCTGCCCAACGACGCTGACCTCACGCCCGGCCTGGTCCTCGCCGTAGAAGGTGACCTCGGCGATCGTCGAGATCGCGACCGCGCCGCCTTGGTGACGCAGCGCGATGAGCGGGGCTTCGAGCTTGGCCTGTGCCCGCACCAGCACGAACGTCCCGGCGGCGCCGGTGCCGTCGACGGTGACGGTCATCGCGCCGTCGAACTCGTACGGCACGTGCACGCCTTGCGTATTGCGATCGCGCTCCGATCGCACGAACCGCACGTGGTAGCGGCGCACGGTGATGAAGTTCGTGGTGGACGGCGTGGTCGGCGAGTCGGTCGCGCCCGGATCCTTCAGCGCCAGGCGGAACGCCACGCGCCCGACGTCTTCGAACACGCTCCCCTTCGTCTGCACGTCCGAGGTCAGCGATCCCTCGAAATCCTCGCCCGTCCCGGAAGCGGCTTCGAGCTGGTCGACGATCAGGTACGCAGGCGACTGGCCCGCGAGCTGGCCCGCCGTGCACGCCGGCACGACCATCGCCGTGCCGAGCATCAGGGCGGCCCAGAGCCGGCGGCCGTGTCGGCGTCCGCGGGCCGCGCCTTCCGGCCGGCCGCCGCGCGGAACTGAATCGAAGTCGGATGGCATGACTACCCTCGGATGATGCGCGGCGTGATGAAGATCAGCAGTTCCTGGCTCTCGCTGCGGTTGTCAGTCCGCTTGAACAGCCAGCCGAGCAGCGGCACGCGCCCGATGCCCGGCGTCTGATCGATGTTGGACGTCTCGGTCGTCTGCAAGATGCCGCCGATCACGGTCGTCACGCCGTCTCCCACCTGCACCTGCGTTTCGGCGCGTTGCGTGTTGATCGACGGGTTGCCGTTGACGGCCCGGCTGAAGTCCGGCGTGCCGTTCTCGAGGACGATGCGCAGGATGACGGTGTTGGCCGCGGTGATCTGCGGCGTCACGTTCAGTTTCAGCGCCGCGTCGCGGTACTGCACCGTCACGGTGTTGTTGGCCACCGTCTGGAACGGCACCTGGAAGCCCTGCGTGATCTCCGCCTGCTTGTTGTTCTGCGTGGTCACGCGCGGCGTCGACAGCACCTTGGCCTTGCCGTCGTGTTCGAGCGCCGAGAGCGCGACGTCGAGGCTGAACGCGCCGTTGACCGCGCCGAGCGACAGCCCCAGCGCGCTCGCGGCGCCGGTGACGGGCAGATTGACGGCCGTCGCCGTGCGCTCGAGCGAGGACGCGCGGGCATCGTTCGGGCCCTGCGACACGTCACCGGACTGCTGCACGCGGCCGCCGACCGTGCCCCGGTTCGGGAACCCGAGCGGCGACGTGTTGCCGAGCTCGGGCGCCACGCGGCCGTTCGCCCCCCACTGGACGCCGAGCGCCTTCGCGGTATCGCGGTTCGTGCGCAGAATCTTGGCCTCGATCTCGACCTGCGGCTCGGCACGATCGAGGTCGGCGATGAGCGATTGGATGTCCTGGATGCTCCGCGCCGTGTCCTTGATGATGAGCATGTTCGTGCGGTCTTCGACCTCGACCGATCCGCGGTCGGACACGAGCCGCGCGGCCTCGAGCAGCGCCTTGATCTTCGCCGCCTCCGCGTAGTTCAACCGCAGCCGCGCCGTCTCCAGATCGGGCACCGCCTCGCCCGCCCGCTTCTGTTTCGCCTCGTCGTCCAGCTCCCGCGTTCGTGCTTCGCGCGTGAGCACGCGCAGCACGGTCCCGTCGAGCTGGTTCGTCAGGCCGCTCGACCGCAGCACCACGTCCATGACCTGATCCCACGGCACCTGGGTGAGCTTGAGATCGACCGTGGCGTTCGTCGGCACGCTCGGGTCGATGACCAGGTTGATGCCGCCGATCTCGGACAACTGCCTCAACACGGCGCGCAGGTTCGCTCCCTGGTAGTCCACGTCGATCGGCGTGCCGCTGAACTGCCGCAGCACGTTCGCCTGCGGTGCCTGGGGTGCGGCGAGCACCGTCATCGGGCCGGCGCTCTCGCCCGCCAGCGCCCCGGCCACCGCCAGCGTGACGCCGAATCCCCAGATGCGCATGTTCCTCATCGGACTTCCTCTCCTTGCGGACGCAGCGGCTTGCGCACCTCGGTCGGCGTGCCGCCGGATCGATCGCTGAAGACCACGCCGTCGCGGTCGATGCTCACGACCGTCGCGTCGATCAGGCGGTCCTTCACCCTGGTCACGAACGACTGCCGGCCCGGCGACTCCAGAATCGCGAGCATCGTGGTGCCGTTCCGGACGACGCCCTTGACGACGACGTCGGCGAGCGAGAGGCCGGCGAGCCCGGAGCGAGGACGGCCGTCGGCCGGTGTCGCGGCGCGCTTCGACAGCACGAGGCTCCCGAACGGGTCGCGCCGCCCGCCATCGTCGTATCCCGTGACGACCTCGCCCACGCGGCTGCCGACCGGAATCGACGCGGCCGGCGCGGCGATCGGCAGCGCCGTCGCGGAGGTTTGCGCGGCGGCGATCGACGGCATGGCCAGCGCGAGCACGAGCACGGCGGTTTTCATGGACGTTCTCCCGGAAGGTCGGCGAGGTCCGGCTGGAAGACGAACGTGGTCGCGAGAAACGACGCGCTGATGCTGCCGCGCCCGGCCGACTTGGTCTTCGTCTTCAACTGGAGGTCCGACACGGACATCAACCGCGACATCGTCGCCACGCGATCGAAGAAGCGGCCGAGGTCGTGATAGGTGCCCTCGAGGCCGAGCTGAATCGGCCACTCGGTGTACTGCGCCTTGGCGACGATCGGCTTCGGCGCGAAGCTCGCGATGTCGAGCTGCGAGTCGCTCGCGAGCTGATGGAGGCTGCGCAGCACGTCCTGCGGGTCCTTCTCGGCCGGAATCACGGCTTCGGTTTCCTTCAGCGACAGCTCGAGCGCGCGCACTTCCCGCTGCACGGCCGGAAGCCTCATGGCCACGAGCTGCGCCTTGCGGACTTCGCCTTCCACCGTGCCGAGCCGCGTCCGTGCCGCGGTGATCTCCGCGTCGGCCGGGCCGAGCAGCACCTGCCACGCGGCCCCGACCGCCATCACGCAGAGCACGACGAAGACGATGAGCTGCGAGCGGGATGAGAGTTCGTGAAGGCTTTTTGCCACTGGCTCATGCTCCCGGACGGGCAACGGCGGTGCTCACGACGGCGCCTGGCGCGCGGGCGTGTTCCGCGGTGTTGGGCAGTGACGGCGCGGTGAGCTCCCCCTTGACGCTGAACCGCACGACCGTCGTTTCTTCAACGGCCTCCGTGCTCGTCGTCAGGATCTCGACGGGACGCTGGAAGACGCCGGAGTTCTGCATGCCCTCGGCGAGGTCGGTGACGGCGGTGAGCGTCAGCGCCCGGCCCTCCACCTGCACCGTCGTGCCGGCCTGTTTGACCTCGAGCAGCCACAGGCCGTCCGGCAGGGTGAGGCTCAGCGTCTCGAGCAGCGTCACGGGCGCGCGTTTCGCCGCTTGGAGCCGTGCGATGACCGCAAGACGCTCGGTGAGCTCCGTCTTGCGCGCGGTGACCTTCTCGACGAGCTTGGCGGCGTCCTTGAGGCGCACGAGCTCGGCGTCCGCGGCATTGATCCGGCGATCGATATCGGCCTTGACGCTGCTGAGGTAGTACCACCAGCCAGCGACGCCGACGGCCGTCACGACGAGCATGGCGAGGCCGATCGCCGCCGATCGCTGCTCTGCGGGAATCCAGACGCGCGGCGGCTTGGCACCAGGCGTGGTCGAGAGGAGGTTGACCTTGATCACCGGTCGCCCTCCTGCCGCATCGCCAGGCCGACAGCGACCGCATATGCCGGCCCGCTCGCATCGGCCGCGGCGCCACGGCTCGGCCGCGTCACGCGGCGGAAGGGATCGAAGACCTCGACCGGCGCGCCGAACTCCGCCCCGAGCAGCTCCGTGAAGCCAACGGCGTCACAGGCGCCGCCCGAGACGACCACGCGCGAGATCTTCTCGATGGGCGCGGTCGCTCGATAGAAGTCGATCGTGCTGCGGACCTCCGCGACGAGCCGCTGGCTGGCCTGCCGCAGCACCGCCGACACCTGCTCGGGCGGCAGGTGCGCGGGCATCTGGCCGTGGAGCATGCGCTTGGCGGCGAGGTCGTCCGTGCCGACGGCGGCGAACTCGCGCTTCAGCGCCTCGAGGTGCAGCCCACCGCCCACCGCGATGTCGCGGGTGAACACGGGCTGGCCGTGCTCGAGCAGGCAGACGAGCGTGAGCGCCCGTCCGACGTGCAACAGCACGGCGAGCTGGTCGTCGCGCTCGGGGTAGTTCATCCGGTACGCGTTGGCCAGCGCGAACGCCTCGATGTCGAGCACCACCGGCCGTCGTCCGCTCTGGACGACGATGCCGGTGCGGTCGTCGATGCGATCGCGCTTGGCGGCGACGAGCAGCACGTCGAGCGCGTTGCGGCCCGCATCGGTGCCGATCTTGACGACCTGGTAGTCGAGCTGCACCTCGCTCAGATCGAAGGGGATGTACTGTTCGGCTTCCCAAGGGATGGCCTCGGCGAGCTCGGCGTCCGTCATGCTGGGCAGCGACAGCCGTTTGACGATCACCGAGTGACCGGCGAGCGCGGCCGCGACGCGCGCTCGTCGCAGGCGCAGCGAGTCGAGCAGGCTGCTGACGACCTCGCTCACGACGGTGGGATCAGAGGCGCCCTCGCGCGCGGCGTCGTCGGGCACCGGCGCCTCGCCGGCCGAGACGAGCGACCAACCGGCACGGCTGCGCCGCAGCACAACGGCCTTGACCGCGCTTGAACCGATGTCGAGCCCGACGATGGGCGAACGGAAGGCAGAGCCGAGTTGCATGCCGGCTGGTCACAAGGCAAGGCAGGTGCCAAGACACCGCGAAGCCGGCTCTCGCGAGCGTCAGCCAGGGGCTGGCGGGCTTGCGTGGCGCGACAACGCTCGATCGGATCGACACTTGTCGACTGCCGCACAGTTCTGTAAGGCTGTGGATCGCGCGGCCGTCGTCGAGCGCGACCGCGTTCGACCGGCCTGAAGATTGACTTTTTCGCGATCCCCTCGTATCATCTGGGTTTGCCGTTCTTTGAATTCGGCTGAAAGGGTACGAATGGTCACGGGCAAGACCACTGCCGCTCGGACGGACACGCGACAGTGGCACCTCATCGATGCGGACGGCCGCGTGCTGGGACGAGTCGCCAGCCAGGCCGCGCGCCTGCTGCAAGGCAAGCACAAACCGACCTGGAGCTCGTTCCTCGATCAGGGTGATTTCGTGGTGATCGTGAACGCCGGCCGCGTGCGGCTCACCGGCCGCAAGGAAGATCAGAAGCTCTACCGCTACCACAGCGGCTACGAAGGCGGCCTCCGGGAAGAGCGCGCGAAGATCGTGCGCAAGAAGAACCCCGCCCGCATCGTCGAGGAAGCCGTGCGCGGCATGCTGCCGAAGAACAAGCTGGGGGAAGCGATGTATCGCAAGCTCAAGGTGTACATCGCGGGCGATCACCCTCACGCGGCGCAGAAACCCCAACAGTTCGAGGTCGTGTAACTTGGCTACGACGCAGTACTACGGCACCGGCCGGCGCAAGACGTCCACCGCCCGCGTGTTCCTTCGGCCCGGCTCGGGCCAGATTACGGTCAACCACCAGCCCATCGAGACGAGCTTCCCCACCGAGACGCACCGGCTGAACATCCGGCTGCCGCTCGTGGTGACGGAGACCGCCGAACGCTTCGACGTCGTGGCGACGACGATGGGCGGCGGCGTGTCGGGCCAGGCCGGCGCGCTACGGCTCGGCATCGCGCGGGCGTTGCTCGGCTACAACGACGAGCTGCGCGCGGCGCTGCGCAAGGCAGGGCTGCTCACGCGCGATCCGCGCGCCAAGGAACGCAAGAAGTACGGGATGGCGGGCGCCCGCAAGCGCTTCCAGTTCAGCAAACGGTAACGGCAGCGGCGCCGTCCTCCTGGGAGGGCGCAGGGCCTCGACGAGGCTCATTGAGAAGGAGACGACCCAGCTTGAGTGCGATCGCGTTGAAGGACTTGTTGGAGGCCGGCGTGCACTTCGGCCACCAGACGAAGCGATGGAACCCGAAGATGAAGCCATACATCTTCGGCGAGCGCAACGGGATCTACATTCTCGACCTGGGCCGCACGGCCAAGCTCCTCCGCGAGGCCATCGAGTTCGCCACCACCGTCGCCGGTCAGGGCGGCACGATGCTGTTCGTCGGCACCAAACGCCAGGCCCAGGACGCGATTTTCGAAGAAGCCCAGCGCTGCCAGATGTTCTACGTGAACCAGCGCTGGCTCGGCGGCCTGCTCACCAACTTCTCGACGATTCAGCGCAGCCTGGCGCGGCTGCGCGAGCTCGAGGCGATGACCACCGACGGCCGGTACGAGACGCTGTCGAAGAAGGAGATCGCGCGGTACGACAAGGAACGGCGCAAGCTGGCCAAGAACCTGGACGGCATCCGCGGCATGTCGCGGCTGCCCGACGCCATCTTCATCGTCGACACGAAGCACGAGCAGATCGCCGTCGACGAAGCGCGCAAGCTGAAGATCCCGGTGATCGGCGTCGTGGACACGAACTGCGATCCGGACCAGGTCGAATACGTGATCCCGGGCAACGACGATGCGCTGCGGTCGATCCGGCTGTTCGCGGCCGCGATCGCCGACGCCGTGCTCGCCGGCCGCGGCCTGGCCGAATCGGCCGGCGCCGCCGAGACGAAAGTCGCGCCCGTGCCGCAGCCGCCGGTATCGCAGCCCGCGCCGCAGGCCGCCACTCCGGCGTAGCCGCTCGATCCGTCCTCCACGTCACGTATCAACCCAGGCGCCGGCGGCGTCCGTGCTGCCGGCCGCCGACAGAAGAGTCCGAGCACCGGGCATCGCCCGGCGATCGTTCAGCAGAACGCGGGCTGCGCCCGAGGCGCCACGCCCGCTTCCCCATCGAGAGGGACTATGGCCGCAGAGATTACCGCCGCACTCGTGAAGCAGCTTCGCGATCTGACCGGCGCGGGCATGATGGAATGCAAGGCCGCGCTGCAGGAGTCGGGAGGCGACATCGAGGAGGCCCGCACGATTCTCCGGAAGCGCGGGCTCGCCCAGGCCGCCAAGAAGACGGGACGGTCGACGACCGAAGGCCAGATCTACGCGTACATCCATGCCGGCGGCAAGGTCGGCGTGCTCCTGGAACTGAACTGCGAGTCCGACTTCGTGGCGCGCACCGACGACTTCCAGACGCTGATGAAGGAGATCGCGCTGCAGATCGCGGCCGCCAGCCCCCAGTACGTGCGGCGCGAGGACGTGCCGGCCGAGGTGCTCGAGCGTGAGCGCGCGATTTACCGCGCGCAACTGCAGGACGCCGGCAAGCCGGCGCAGGTGATCGACAAGATCATCGACGGCAAGCTCGGCAGCTTCTTCGAGCAGGTCGTGCTCGTCGATCAGCCGTCGATCCGCGATCCGAAGACGACCGTCGGCCAGATGCTCCAGGCTGCCATCGCCAAGCTCGGCGAGAACCTCAACGTCGCCCGCTTCGTCCGGTTCAAGGTCGGAGAACAGTAGAGAACGCTCGTCGTCCTGAGCGGCGGCGGCGAGTTCCGATTTGAGCCCTGGGTGCTGAGTCGCGCGTGGACTCAGAAGTCAGGACGCCCAACTCGGAACTCGACCCTTCCCTACTATAATTGCCGTTCGTGCCGAGTCCCGCCTTCTCTCGCGTCCTGCTGAAGCTCTCCGGCGAAGCGCTCATGGGCGATCAGGCGTTCGGCATCCACCCGCCGACGGCCACGCAGATCGCCCGGGAGATCGGCGACGTTCAGCAGCTCGGCGTCCAGATCGGCATCGTCATCGGCGGCGGCAACCTGTTTCGAGGGCTGGCGGCGAGCGCCCGCGGCGGGATGGACCGGACGACCGCCGACTACATGGGCATGCTGGCCACGGTCATCAATGCCCTGGCGCTGCAGGACGCGCTCG from Acidobacteriota bacterium encodes:
- the pilQ gene encoding type IV pilus secretin PilQ, whose protein sequence is MRNMRIWGFGVTLAVAGALAGESAGPMTVLAAPQAPQANVLRQFSGTPIDVDYQGANLRAVLRQLSEIGGINLVIDPSVPTNATVDLKLTQVPWDQVMDVVLRSSGLTNQLDGTVLRVLTREARTRELDDEAKQKRAGEAVPDLETARLRLNYAEAAKIKALLEAARLVSDRGSVEVEDRTNMLIIKDTARSIQDIQSLIADLDRAEPQVEIEAKILRTNRDTAKALGVQWGANGRVAPELGNTSPLGFPNRGTVGGRVQQSGDVSQGPNDARASSLERTATAVNLPVTGAASALGLSLGAVNGAFSLDVALSALEHDGKAKVLSTPRVTTQNNKQAEITQGFQVPFQTVANNTVTVQYRDAALKLNVTPQITAANTVILRIVLENGTPDFSRAVNGNPSINTQRAETQVQVGDGVTTVIGGILQTTETSNIDQTPGIGRVPLLGWLFKRTDNRSESQELLIFITPRIIRG
- the tsf gene encoding translation elongation factor Ts, whose translation is MAAEITAALVKQLRDLTGAGMMECKAALQESGGDIEEARTILRKRGLAQAAKKTGRSTTEGQIYAYIHAGGKVGVLLELNCESDFVARTDDFQTLMKEIALQIAAASPQYVRREDVPAEVLERERAIYRAQLQDAGKPAQVIDKIIDGKLGSFFEQVVLVDQPSIRDPKTTVGQMLQAAIAKLGENLNVARFVRFKVGEQ
- the pilM gene encoding type IV pilus assembly protein PilM, yielding MQLGSAFRSPIVGLDIGSSAVKAVVLRRSRAGWSLVSAGEAPVPDDAAREGASDPTVVSEVVSSLLDSLRLRRARVAAALAGHSVIVKRLSLPSMTDAELAEAIPWEAEQYIPFDLSEVQLDYQVVKIGTDAGRNALDVLLVAAKRDRIDDRTGIVVQSGRRPVVLDIEAFALANAYRMNYPERDDQLAVLLHVGRALTLVCLLEHGQPVFTRDIAVGGGLHLEALKREFAAVGTDDLAAKRMLHGQMPAHLPPEQVSAVLRQASQRLVAEVRSTIDFYRATAPIEKISRVVVSGGACDAVGFTELLGAEFGAPVEVFDPFRRVTRPSRGAAADASGPAYAVAVGLAMRQEGDR
- the rplM gene encoding 50S ribosomal protein L13, giving the protein MVTGKTTAARTDTRQWHLIDADGRVLGRVASQAARLLQGKHKPTWSSFLDQGDFVVIVNAGRVRLTGRKEDQKLYRYHSGYEGGLREERAKIVRKKNPARIVEEAVRGMLPKNKLGEAMYRKLKVYIAGDHPHAAQKPQQFEVV
- the rpsB gene encoding 30S ribosomal protein S2, with the protein product MSAIALKDLLEAGVHFGHQTKRWNPKMKPYIFGERNGIYILDLGRTAKLLREAIEFATTVAGQGGTMLFVGTKRQAQDAIFEEAQRCQMFYVNQRWLGGLLTNFSTIQRSLARLRELEAMTTDGRYETLSKKEIARYDKERRKLAKNLDGIRGMSRLPDAIFIVDTKHEQIAVDEARKLKIPVIGVVDTNCDPDQVEYVIPGNDDALRSIRLFAAAIADAVLAGRGLAESAGAAETKVAPVPQPPVSQPAPQAATPA
- a CDS encoding PilN domain-containing protein; translation: MIKVNLLSTTPGAKPPRVWIPAEQRSAAIGLAMLVVTAVGVAGWWYYLSSVKADIDRRINAADAELVRLKDAAKLVEKVTARKTELTERLAVIARLQAAKRAPVTLLETLSLTLPDGLWLLEVKQAGTTVQVEGRALTLTAVTDLAEGMQNSGVFQRPVEILTTSTEAVEETTVVRFSVKGELTAPSLPNTAEHARAPGAVVSTAVARPGA
- the rpsI gene encoding 30S ribosomal protein S9 — its product is MATTQYYGTGRRKTSTARVFLRPGSGQITVNHQPIETSFPTETHRLNIRLPLVVTETAERFDVVATTMGGGVSGQAGALRLGIARALLGYNDELRAALRKAGLLTRDPRAKERKKYGMAGARKRFQFSKR
- the pilO gene encoding type 4a pilus biogenesis protein PilO; translated protein: MAKSLHELSSRSQLIVFVVLCVMAVGAAWQVLLGPADAEITAARTRLGTVEGEVRKAQLVAMRLPAVQREVRALELSLKETEAVIPAEKDPQDVLRSLHQLASDSQLDIASFAPKPIVAKAQYTEWPIQLGLEGTYHDLGRFFDRVATMSRLMSVSDLQLKTKTKSAGRGSISASFLATTFVFQPDLADLPGERP